In Salvelinus sp. IW2-2015 linkage group LG23, ASM291031v2, whole genome shotgun sequence, a genomic segment contains:
- the nup62l gene encoding nuclear pore glycoprotein p62 isoform X1 codes for MSGGFNFGQASNTGFSFGAPKTTAAPATGFGNASAAPTTPGGGFSFGPPNPAQPPNSTNSTGGFSFGNPTQNSTPAGGGFSIGTPTAKLNLGTPAASQPAPTGLTMGMATPTSGAGFGLGGGFTAQTTAVSTGGGFSFGTAGGLGAPVSQTQAQPAAAGGLSLGTPAATAQMMGGGFSFGAAKVQAAPTVTAGGGFSFGNSAPATLSLGNQSTGLNSVALASTAAPTTTQGGGFAFGVKPSATPAPAVTASATQASLGSSLFAVPASTAAVTGFLGASLTSAAPAATSAAGSTLGFMLKPLGAVTATTTAPAGTGFSLGMKPAGATGIGTTAPITGIATTITTVTASAPPVMSYAQLEGLINKWSLELEDQERHFLQQATQVNAWDRTLVENGEKITSLHREMEKVKLDQRRLDQELDFILSQQKELEDLLSPLEESVKEQSGTIYMQNADEERERTYKLAENVDAQLKRMSQDLKEIIEHLNTSCGPADTSDPLQQICKILNAHMDSLQWIDQNSVLLQRRVEDVSKLCDNRRKEQEKTFRITFG; via the exons ATGAGTGGAGGATTCAACTTTGGACAAGCGTCCAATACTGGATTCAGCTTTGGAGCTCCCAAAACCACAGCTGCGCCAGCCACAGGCTTTGGGAATGCAAGTGCTGCACCTACAACTCCAGGTGGTGGCTTCTCTTTTGGACCCCCCAATCCTGCCCAGCCCCCAAACAGTACAAACTCAACTGGAGGATTCAGCTTTGGGAACCCTACACAGAACAGTACTCCAGCAGGAGGAGGCTTCTCTATTGG GACTCCCACTGCTAAACTCAATCTGGGCACACCAGCTGCCTCTCAACCAGCACCGACAGGGCTAACTATGGGGATGGCAACCCCCACCTCTGGGGCAGGTTTTGGACTTGGTGGGGGTTTCACCGCACAAACCACTGCTGTTTCCACAGGAGGGGGGTTCAGCTTTGGGACCGCAGGGGGGCTTGGAGCCCCTGTTTCCCAAACTCAGGCTCAACCAGCAGCAGCTGGTGGGCTCTCTTTAGGAACTCCTGCTGCAACCGCTCAAATGATGGGAGGTGGGTTTAGTTTTGGTGCCGCCAAGGTCCAGGCAGCCCCTACCGTAACCGCAGGAGGGGGCTTCTCATTTGGGAACAGCGCCCCTGCCACCCTCTCCCTGGGGAACCAGTCCACAG GTCTGAACTCTGTGGCCCTGGCCTCAACAGCTGCACCAACCACAACCCAGGGTGGAGGATTTGCTTTTGGTGTCAAACCTTCAG CTACTCCAGCCCCTGCTGTAACTGCCTCGGCTACCCAGGCCTCATTAGGTTCTTCTCTCTTTGCAGTACCAGCATCAACGGCAGCAGTCACAGGTTTTC TGGGTGCTTCCCTCACCTCAGCCGCCCCGGCTGCCACATCAGCAGCAGGAAGTACCCTGGGCTTCATGCTCAAACCCCTGGGAGCAGTCACTGCCACCACCACAGCACCAGCTGGCACAG GTTTTTCACTGGGTATGAAACCTGCGGGTGCCACTGGCATTGGCACAACGGCCCCAATCACTGGAATAGCCACAACCATCACTACTGTTACAGCAAG tgctcctccagtGATGTCCTACGCCCAACTAGAGGGTCTCATCAACAAGTGGAGTCTTGAGCTGGAGGACCAGGAGAGGCACTTCTTACAGCAGGCTACCCAGGTAAACGCCTGGGACCGCACGCTGGTGGAGAACGGAGAGAAG ATCACATCACTGcacagggagatggagaaggtGAAACTGGACCAAAGAAG GCTGGACCAGGAGCTGGACTTCATCCTGTCACAACAGAAGGAACTGGAGGACCTACTGTCCCCGCTGGAGGAGTCTGTCAAAGAACAGAGTGGAACTATCTACATGCAGAATGCCGACGAGGAACGCGAGAGAAC GTACAAGCTTGCAGAGAACGTGGACGCCCAGCTGAAGAGGATGTCCCAAGATCTAAAGGAAATAATTGAACACCTGAACACATCCTGTGGGCCAGCTGATACCAGTGACCCG CTTCAGCAGATCTGTAAAATTCTCAATGCCCACATGGACTCTCTTCAATGGATTGACCAGAACTCGG TGCTTCTACAGAGAAGGGTGGAGGATGTGTCCAAACTCTGCGACAACCGACGCAAAGAGCAGGAGAAGACTTTTCGCATAACATTTGGTTAA
- the nup62l gene encoding nuclear pore glycoprotein p62 isoform X2 → MSGGFNFGQASNTGFSFGAPKTTAAPATGFGNASAAPTTPGGGFSFGPPNPAQPPNSTNSTGGFSFGNPTQNSTPAGGGFSIGTPTAKLNLGTPAASQPAPTGLTMGMATPTSGAGFGLGGGFTAQTTAVSTGGGFSFGTAGGLGAPVSQTQAQPAAAGGLSLGTPAATAQMMGGGFSFGAAKVQAAPTVTAGGGFSFGNSAPATLSLGNQSTGLNSVALASTAAPTTTQGGGFAFGVKPSVPASTAAVTGFLGASLTSAAPAATSAAGSTLGFMLKPLGAVTATTTAPAGTGFSLGMKPAGATGIGTTAPITGIATTITTVTASAPPVMSYAQLEGLINKWSLELEDQERHFLQQATQVNAWDRTLVENGEKITSLHREMEKVKLDQRRLDQELDFILSQQKELEDLLSPLEESVKEQSGTIYMQNADEERERTYKLAENVDAQLKRMSQDLKEIIEHLNTSCGPADTSDPLQQICKILNAHMDSLQWIDQNSVLLQRRVEDVSKLCDNRRKEQEKTFRITFG, encoded by the exons ATGAGTGGAGGATTCAACTTTGGACAAGCGTCCAATACTGGATTCAGCTTTGGAGCTCCCAAAACCACAGCTGCGCCAGCCACAGGCTTTGGGAATGCAAGTGCTGCACCTACAACTCCAGGTGGTGGCTTCTCTTTTGGACCCCCCAATCCTGCCCAGCCCCCAAACAGTACAAACTCAACTGGAGGATTCAGCTTTGGGAACCCTACACAGAACAGTACTCCAGCAGGAGGAGGCTTCTCTATTGG GACTCCCACTGCTAAACTCAATCTGGGCACACCAGCTGCCTCTCAACCAGCACCGACAGGGCTAACTATGGGGATGGCAACCCCCACCTCTGGGGCAGGTTTTGGACTTGGTGGGGGTTTCACCGCACAAACCACTGCTGTTTCCACAGGAGGGGGGTTCAGCTTTGGGACCGCAGGGGGGCTTGGAGCCCCTGTTTCCCAAACTCAGGCTCAACCAGCAGCAGCTGGTGGGCTCTCTTTAGGAACTCCTGCTGCAACCGCTCAAATGATGGGAGGTGGGTTTAGTTTTGGTGCCGCCAAGGTCCAGGCAGCCCCTACCGTAACCGCAGGAGGGGGCTTCTCATTTGGGAACAGCGCCCCTGCCACCCTCTCCCTGGGGAACCAGTCCACAG GTCTGAACTCTGTGGCCCTGGCCTCAACAGCTGCACCAACCACAACCCAGGGTGGAGGATTTGCTTTTGGTGTCAAACCTTCAG TACCAGCATCAACGGCAGCAGTCACAGGTTTTC TGGGTGCTTCCCTCACCTCAGCCGCCCCGGCTGCCACATCAGCAGCAGGAAGTACCCTGGGCTTCATGCTCAAACCCCTGGGAGCAGTCACTGCCACCACCACAGCACCAGCTGGCACAG GTTTTTCACTGGGTATGAAACCTGCGGGTGCCACTGGCATTGGCACAACGGCCCCAATCACTGGAATAGCCACAACCATCACTACTGTTACAGCAAG tgctcctccagtGATGTCCTACGCCCAACTAGAGGGTCTCATCAACAAGTGGAGTCTTGAGCTGGAGGACCAGGAGAGGCACTTCTTACAGCAGGCTACCCAGGTAAACGCCTGGGACCGCACGCTGGTGGAGAACGGAGAGAAG ATCACATCACTGcacagggagatggagaaggtGAAACTGGACCAAAGAAG GCTGGACCAGGAGCTGGACTTCATCCTGTCACAACAGAAGGAACTGGAGGACCTACTGTCCCCGCTGGAGGAGTCTGTCAAAGAACAGAGTGGAACTATCTACATGCAGAATGCCGACGAGGAACGCGAGAGAAC GTACAAGCTTGCAGAGAACGTGGACGCCCAGCTGAAGAGGATGTCCCAAGATCTAAAGGAAATAATTGAACACCTGAACACATCCTGTGGGCCAGCTGATACCAGTGACCCG CTTCAGCAGATCTGTAAAATTCTCAATGCCCACATGGACTCTCTTCAATGGATTGACCAGAACTCGG TGCTTCTACAGAGAAGGGTGGAGGATGTGTCCAAACTCTGCGACAACCGACGCAAAGAGCAGGAGAAGACTTTTCGCATAACATTTGGTTAA
- the nup62l gene encoding nuclear pore glycoprotein p62 isoform X3 produces MGMATPTSGAGFGLGGGFTAQTTAVSTGGGFSFGTAGGLGAPVSQTQAQPAAAGGLSLGTPAATAQMMGGGFSFGAAKVQAAPTVTAGGGFSFGNSAPATLSLGNQSTGLNSVALASTAAPTTTQGGGFAFGVKPSATPAPAVTASATQASLGSSLFAVPASTAAVTGFLGASLTSAAPAATSAAGSTLGFMLKPLGAVTATTTAPAGTGFSLGMKPAGATGIGTTAPITGIATTITTVTASAPPVMSYAQLEGLINKWSLELEDQERHFLQQATQVNAWDRTLVENGEKITSLHREMEKVKLDQRRLDQELDFILSQQKELEDLLSPLEESVKEQSGTIYMQNADEERERTYKLAENVDAQLKRMSQDLKEIIEHLNTSCGPADTSDPLQQICKILNAHMDSLQWIDQNSVLLQRRVEDVSKLCDNRRKEQEKTFRITFG; encoded by the exons ATGGGGATGGCAACCCCCACCTCTGGGGCAGGTTTTGGACTTGGTGGGGGTTTCACCGCACAAACCACTGCTGTTTCCACAGGAGGGGGGTTCAGCTTTGGGACCGCAGGGGGGCTTGGAGCCCCTGTTTCCCAAACTCAGGCTCAACCAGCAGCAGCTGGTGGGCTCTCTTTAGGAACTCCTGCTGCAACCGCTCAAATGATGGGAGGTGGGTTTAGTTTTGGTGCCGCCAAGGTCCAGGCAGCCCCTACCGTAACCGCAGGAGGGGGCTTCTCATTTGGGAACAGCGCCCCTGCCACCCTCTCCCTGGGGAACCAGTCCACAG GTCTGAACTCTGTGGCCCTGGCCTCAACAGCTGCACCAACCACAACCCAGGGTGGAGGATTTGCTTTTGGTGTCAAACCTTCAG CTACTCCAGCCCCTGCTGTAACTGCCTCGGCTACCCAGGCCTCATTAGGTTCTTCTCTCTTTGCAGTACCAGCATCAACGGCAGCAGTCACAGGTTTTC TGGGTGCTTCCCTCACCTCAGCCGCCCCGGCTGCCACATCAGCAGCAGGAAGTACCCTGGGCTTCATGCTCAAACCCCTGGGAGCAGTCACTGCCACCACCACAGCACCAGCTGGCACAG GTTTTTCACTGGGTATGAAACCTGCGGGTGCCACTGGCATTGGCACAACGGCCCCAATCACTGGAATAGCCACAACCATCACTACTGTTACAGCAAG tgctcctccagtGATGTCCTACGCCCAACTAGAGGGTCTCATCAACAAGTGGAGTCTTGAGCTGGAGGACCAGGAGAGGCACTTCTTACAGCAGGCTACCCAGGTAAACGCCTGGGACCGCACGCTGGTGGAGAACGGAGAGAAG ATCACATCACTGcacagggagatggagaaggtGAAACTGGACCAAAGAAG GCTGGACCAGGAGCTGGACTTCATCCTGTCACAACAGAAGGAACTGGAGGACCTACTGTCCCCGCTGGAGGAGTCTGTCAAAGAACAGAGTGGAACTATCTACATGCAGAATGCCGACGAGGAACGCGAGAGAAC GTACAAGCTTGCAGAGAACGTGGACGCCCAGCTGAAGAGGATGTCCCAAGATCTAAAGGAAATAATTGAACACCTGAACACATCCTGTGGGCCAGCTGATACCAGTGACCCG CTTCAGCAGATCTGTAAAATTCTCAATGCCCACATGGACTCTCTTCAATGGATTGACCAGAACTCGG TGCTTCTACAGAGAAGGGTGGAGGATGTGTCCAAACTCTGCGACAACCGACGCAAAGAGCAGGAGAAGACTTTTCGCATAACATTTGGTTAA